One segment of Gasterosteus aculeatus chromosome 3, fGasAcu3.hap1.1, whole genome shotgun sequence DNA contains the following:
- the abhd3 gene encoding phospholipase ABHD3 codes for MISLDFNFNIWTRDLSHYLENQVKVGLFGSGVGLSLVLGFSAAYTCYYLLSVAKKPQLISGGKKFYHFLREQCPVVSETYYPTFWCWESRIQTLLRPFVTAKPGVVYRNELIKGADGGQISLDWFDNDDSASHPDPAARPTVLLLPGLTGTSRESYILHMVQQSRDLGYRCVVFNNRGVSGETLLTPRTYCAANTEDLETVIEHIQRTNEAAPIMAAGVSMGGMMLANYLGRKGRKTCLKGVIVFSAGWDVFECTASLEKPLDRFLFNSYLTSCLQASVHRHRPVLEKCYDIDHIMKAKTIREFDERFTSIMFGYPTNDDYYHDASPVHKLKSVQVPMLCLNAADDVFSPSHAIPVEAVKQNPNLAMLITCHGGHIGFLEGLWPRQSTYMDRVYRQFTKAVFEQGSGLQDLSC; via the exons ATGATCTCGCTGGACTTTAATTTCAACATTTGGACGAGGGATCTGTCACATTATCTGGAGAACCAAGTGAAAGTCGGGCTGTTCGGATCGGGGGTCGGGCTGTCTCTGGTGCTGGGCTTCAGCGCCGCGTACACCTGCTACTATCTGCTCTCGGTAGCGAAG AAGCCGCAGCTCATCTCCGGGGGTAAGAAGTTCTACCACTTCCTGAGGGAGCAATGTCCGGTGGTGTCAGAGACCTACTACCCCACCTTTTGGTGCTGGGAGAGCCGCATCCAGACTCTGCTGAGACCCTTCGTCACCGCCAAACCCGGGGTCGTCTACAGAAA TGAGCTTATTAAAGGAGCGGATGGAGGACAGATCTCCCTGGATTGGTTCGACAACGACGACAGCGCCTCTCACCCGGACCCTGCCGCGAGGCCCACGGTCCTCCTGCTGCCCGGTCTGACGGGCACCAGCCGAGAGTCCTACATCCTGCACATGGTCCAGCAGAGCCGGGATCTGGGCTACAG ATGCGTGGTGTTCAACAACAGAGGGGTGTCCGGTGAAACACTGCTG ACCCCGAGGACGTACTGCGCCGCCAACACAGAGGATCTGGAGACCGTTATTGAGCACATCCAGAGGACCAATGAAGCGGCTCCAATCATGGCAGCTGGGGTGTCCATGGGCGG GATGATGCTGGCCAACTACCTGGGACGCAAGGGCCGTAAGACGTGTCTGAAAGGGGTAATAGTCTTCTCAGCGGGCTGGGACGTGTTCGAGTGCACCGCTTCACTGGAGAAACCCCTGGACCGCTTCCTCTTCAACTCCTACCTCACCAGCTGCCTACAAGCCTCCGTGCACAG ACACAGACCGGTGCTTGAGAAGTGTTACGACATCGATCACATCATGAAG GCAAAGACCATTCGAGAGTTTGACGAGAGGTTCACCTCCATAATGTTCGGCTACCCTACCAATGACGACTACTACCACGATGCCAGTCCCGTCCACAAGCTGAAATCTGTGCAGGTGCCAATGCTGTGTCTGAACGCCGCCGATGACGTCTTCTCCCCGTCTCACG CCATTCCAGTGGAGGCGGTGAAGCAGAATCCCAACCTGGCCATGCTCATTACCTGTCACGGCGGCCACATCGGTTTCCTGGAGGGCCTGTGGCCTCGGCAGAGCACGTACATGGACCGAGTCTACAGGCAGTTTACCAAGGCGGTCTTCGAACAAGGCAGCGGACTCCAAGACCTCTCCTGCTGA